The following are encoded together in the Pleurocapsa sp. FMAR1 genome:
- a CDS encoding thylakoid membrane protein ThyD, protein MKIAITGATGLVGSRLVAKLNQEGHQILVLTRNPNKAQKVFPASAYSQLEIVQYTPQESGEWQKSISGCDGVVNLAGEPIAERWSPQQKQAIMSSRQIGTAKLVEAIATAEQKPQVLVSGSAIGYYGTSETAAFVEDSPAGNDFLAQVCQAWEAEAQKVTELGVRLVILRVGIVLANGGALGKMIGPFKMFAGGPIGSGRQWFSWIHRDDLVNLIVQAINQIDMSGVYNATSPHSVRMNKLCQTLGEVMNRPSWLPVPDFVLEVLLGDGAIVVLEGQQVLPQKTQSTGFNYQYADLKPALVEIIK, encoded by the coding sequence ATGAAAATCGCCATTACAGGAGCAACAGGTTTAGTTGGCAGTCGTTTGGTAGCCAAGCTAAACCAAGAAGGGCATCAAATATTAGTTCTAACCCGTAATCCTAATAAAGCTCAAAAAGTTTTTCCCGCTTCAGCTTACTCCCAGCTAGAAATAGTTCAATATACTCCCCAAGAGTCGGGAGAATGGCAAAAAAGTATTTCAGGCTGTGATGGAGTAGTCAACTTAGCAGGAGAGCCTATTGCCGAACGCTGGAGTCCTCAGCAAAAACAGGCAATTATGTCAAGTCGCCAAATTGGCACGGCAAAACTAGTAGAAGCGATCGCCACCGCCGAGCAAAAGCCTCAGGTGCTAGTGAGTGGTTCGGCGATCGGTTACTATGGCACAAGTGAAACTGCTGCTTTTGTAGAAGACAGTCCTGCTGGAAATGACTTCTTAGCTCAAGTCTGTCAAGCTTGGGAAGCTGAAGCACAGAAAGTAACTGAGTTAGGAGTGCGATTAGTTATTTTACGTGTGGGTATTGTTTTAGCCAACGGCGGTGCATTGGGTAAAATGATCGGACCGTTTAAGATGTTTGCTGGCGGTCCTATTGGCAGTGGCAGACAGTGGTTTTCTTGGATTCACCGCGACGATTTGGTTAACTTGATTGTTCAAGCAATCAACCAAATTGATATGTCTGGAGTCTATAATGCTACCTCTCCTCATTCCGTTCGGATGAACAAACTGTGTCAAACTCTAGGTGAGGTGATGAATCGACCTTCTTGGCTACCTGTGCCTGATTTCGTTTTGGAAGTTTTGCTGGGAGATGGAGCAATAGTTGTACTCGAAGGACAGCAGGTGCTACCGCAAAAAACTCAGTCTACAGGCTTTAATTACCAGTATGCAGATCTAAAACCAGCACTGGTAGAAATTATTAAATAG
- a CDS encoding TldD/PmbA family protein, with product MNQELELLLQLASRQGASHAEVYQVTSQSQPVFFEGNRLKQLESSQSIGTALRLWHDSKPGLAVAYGNLEPELLVSKAIALSNLNQPETIELAPPRKAIYDLTGAQATVTELIELGNQTIERLREEYPELVCSAELESEQETTTLINSQGLHCHYRESGLSYYIGAELVRGEDFLSVYDGEYTKEKLNPDLVIEQIVKRLDWAKRNVTTPQGIVPVLLTANAANLLWDTVSSALNGKRVKEKSSPWSSQHQQLVVSKSISLSQQPDRQPYDCPFDDEGMPTQKLELISQGIVNQFYSDRTIARELNLQPTGNGFRSDLDSYPSPTLVNLIVTPGDSSFSELITQLDNGIIVDQMLGGGADISGDFSVSLDLGYRVENGKITGRVKDTAISGNVYQILKEVVALGSDSIWNGSCFTPSLIVEGISVTG from the coding sequence ATGAATCAAGAACTGGAATTACTGCTTCAGTTGGCATCTCGTCAAGGAGCAAGCCATGCAGAAGTTTATCAGGTGACATCTCAATCCCAGCCAGTATTTTTTGAGGGAAATCGTCTCAAGCAGCTAGAAAGTTCTCAATCTATAGGTACAGCTTTAAGACTATGGCATGATAGTAAGCCAGGTTTAGCGGTGGCTTATGGCAACCTTGAGCCAGAATTGTTAGTCAGTAAAGCGATCGCTTTATCAAACCTCAACCAACCTGAAACTATAGAATTAGCACCCCCTAGAAAGGCAATTTACGATTTGACGGGTGCGCAAGCAACCGTAACTGAATTAATAGAATTGGGCAATCAAACAATCGAAAGGTTACGGGAAGAATATCCTGAATTAGTTTGTTCTGCCGAGCTTGAGTCTGAGCAGGAAACTACTACCCTAATTAACTCCCAAGGATTACACTGTCACTATAGAGAATCTGGTTTAAGCTACTATATTGGCGCGGAGTTAGTGCGTGGCGAAGACTTTTTGAGTGTCTACGACGGAGAATACACTAAAGAGAAACTAAATCCTGATTTGGTAATTGAGCAAATTGTCAAACGTCTAGATTGGGCAAAGCGTAACGTTACGACCCCTCAAGGCATTGTACCAGTATTACTTACAGCCAATGCTGCTAATTTGCTTTGGGATACTGTCTCATCGGCTTTAAACGGCAAAAGAGTCAAAGAAAAGTCATCTCCCTGGAGTAGCCAGCATCAGCAATTAGTTGTCTCAAAATCAATTAGTCTTTCTCAACAGCCAGATCGACAACCCTATGACTGTCCTTTTGACGATGAAGGAATGCCAACTCAAAAACTGGAGCTTATTTCTCAAGGAATAGTCAATCAGTTTTATAGCGATCGCACTATTGCTAGAGAATTAAATCTTCAACCAACAGGAAACGGTTTTCGCTCTGATCTAGATAGCTATCCTAGTCCTACCTTAGTAAATCTTATTGTTACTCCAGGTGATAGCTCATTCTCAGAATTAATCACTCAACTAGATAATGGCATTATTGTCGATCAAATGCTTGGCGGTGGTGCAGATATCAGTGGAGACTTTTCCGTTAGTCTAGATTTAGGCTATCGAGTTGAAAATGGCAAGATAACTGGTCGAGTAAAAGATACGGCAATCTCAGGTAATGTCTATCAAATCTTAAAAGAGGTGGTTGCTTTGGGTAGTGATTCTATTTGGAATGGCTCTTGTTTTACGCCTTCGTTGATAGTAGAGGGAATTTCAGTTACAGGTTAA
- a CDS encoding rubredoxin, with amino-acid sequence MNEPAKKQPNPEETLAKQTPPKEKTLAEQAPASYECRSCGYVYVPSKGDNQGNVPAGTPFAELSNDWRCPVCGVRKTQFVNVGAQGSASGFAENLNYGLGVNRLTPAQKNLLIFGALGLGFLLFLSLYGLH; translated from the coding sequence ATGAATGAGCCAGCTAAAAAACAACCAAATCCAGAAGAAACTCTAGCCAAACAGACTCCCCCAAAAGAGAAAACCCTGGCAGAACAAGCTCCAGCAAGTTATGAATGTCGCTCTTGTGGTTATGTTTACGTGCCATCTAAAGGGGATAATCAGGGGAATGTTCCCGCAGGAACTCCGTTTGCAGAACTATCGAATGACTGGCGTTGTCCTGTCTGTGGTGTCCGTAAAACTCAATTTGTTAATGTTGGCGCGCAAGGTTCAGCATCTGGCTTTGCTGAGAATTTGAATTATGGCTTAGGAGTTAATCGTCTGACTCCTGCCCAAAAAAATCTTTTAATTTTTGGTGCTTTGGGTTTGGGCTTTTTGTTATTCCTGAGCTTATACGGCTTACACTAG
- a CDS encoding photosynthesis system II assembly factor Ycf48 — protein sequence MNLLIQARSWMYAIKQRIPYVQNLKQVAILFAVCIFCISCSQVPSTTANPWKTMTLPTEAIFSDIAFTSNSDRGWLVGTQATLFETKDGGETWSQQSLDLGEEKVTLEAISFDGDEGWIAGQPSILLHTEDGGDSWSRIPLSAKLPGAPLDIIALGKSTAEMVTNLGAIYKTENGGKNWKALVEGSVGVARGIQRSNNGKYVAVSAKGNFYSTWEPGQTEWTPHQRTSSRRLQNMGFNDDESLWLLARGGQVQFSKSEDYEEWGEPIYPEVSASWGFLDVGYRTPEEIWVAGGSANLLVSPDGGQTWSKDRDVEDAPSNFYKVVFLSPQRGFILGERGTLLKYVPEAGTAA from the coding sequence ATGAATTTATTGATTCAAGCACGTAGTTGGATGTATGCCATAAAACAACGCATTCCCTACGTTCAAAACTTAAAGCAAGTAGCTATATTATTTGCAGTTTGTATATTTTGTATTAGCTGTAGTCAAGTGCCTTCCACCACCGCTAATCCTTGGAAAACAATGACTTTACCAACCGAAGCCATTTTTTCTGATATTGCTTTTACTAGTAATAGCGATCGCGGTTGGCTAGTGGGAACTCAAGCCACCTTATTTGAAACCAAAGACGGTGGTGAAACTTGGTCGCAGCAATCTTTAGACTTAGGAGAAGAAAAGGTAACTTTAGAAGCCATCAGTTTTGATGGTGATGAAGGCTGGATTGCTGGTCAACCATCTATTTTGCTGCACACAGAAGATGGTGGTGATAGTTGGTCGCGTATTCCTCTTAGTGCGAAACTTCCTGGCGCACCTCTTGATATCATTGCTCTGGGTAAGTCTACCGCAGAAATGGTAACCAATCTAGGGGCAATCTATAAAACCGAAAACGGTGGCAAAAACTGGAAGGCTTTAGTAGAAGGTTCGGTGGGGGTAGCTAGAGGTATTCAGCGTTCTAACAACGGTAAATATGTAGCTGTTTCTGCCAAGGGTAATTTTTACTCTACTTGGGAACCAGGTCAAACCGAATGGACTCCTCACCAGAGAACCTCATCTCGTCGTCTGCAAAATATGGGTTTTAATGATGATGAAAGTCTCTGGTTGCTGGCTCGTGGCGGTCAGGTTCAGTTTAGCAAATCAGAAGATTACGAAGAATGGGGAGAACCTATCTATCCTGAAGTTTCTGCTAGCTGGGGCTTTTTAGATGTTGGTTATCGTACCCCTGAAGAGATTTGGGTAGCTGGAGGAAGTGCTAATCTATTAGTAAGTCCTGATGGTGGTCAAACTTGGTCAAAAGACCGTGATGTAGAAGACGCGCCCTCTAATTTTTATAAAGTAGTATTCCTTTCACCGCAAAGAGGCTTTATTTTGGGTGAGCGAGGAACACTACTAAAATATGTGCCTGAAGCTGGTACTGCTGCCTAA
- the psbE gene encoding cytochrome b559 subunit alpha yields MAGDTGERPFSDIITSVRYWVIHSVTIPMLFVAGWLFVSTGLAYDAFGTPRPDEYFTRERIEIPVISDRYDAKGQIKEFNK; encoded by the coding sequence ATGGCTGGAGATACTGGAGAACGTCCATTTTCCGATATTATTACGAGCGTTCGCTACTGGGTAATCCATAGCGTTACAATTCCTATGCTGTTTGTAGCTGGATGGCTATTTGTTAGCACTGGGTTGGCTTATGATGCTTTTGGTACTCCTCGTCCCGATGAGTACTTTACCCGAGAACGAATTGAAATTCCTGTGATTAGCGATCGCTATGATGCTAAAGGGCAAATCAAAGAATTTAATAAGTAA
- the psbF gene encoding cytochrome b559 subunit beta — translation MTSNNPNQPVSYPIFTVRWLAIHTLAVPTVFFLGAIASMQFIQR, via the coding sequence ATGACAAGCAATAACCCCAATCAACCCGTTTCTTACCCCATCTTTACCGTTAGATGGTTGGCAATTCACACTTTAGCCGTACCAACCGTTTTTTTTCTTGGTGCGATCGCCTCTATGCAATTTATTCAAAGATAG
- a CDS encoding photosystem II reaction center protein L, with protein MERNQNKNRQPVELNRTSLYLGLLLIAVLGILFSSYFFN; from the coding sequence ATGGAGAGAAATCAAAATAAAAATAGACAACCAGTAGAGCTAAATCGTACCTCTCTCTACTTGGGTTTACTTTTAATTGCTGTTCTAGGTATTCTTTTCTCTAGTTACTTCTTTAACTAG
- a CDS encoding photosystem II reaction center protein J gives MFANGKIPLWIVATVAGTGLIAVVGIFFYGSYGGVGSGM, from the coding sequence ATGTTTGCAAATGGAAAAATTCCCTTGTGGATCGTTGCCACAGTAGCTGGCACGGGTCTCATCGCCGTTGTCGGTATCTTTTTTTACGGTTCTTATGGTGGTGTTGGCTCTGGAATGTAG
- a CDS encoding GNAT family N-acetyltransferase: MDVVRFDNASEYYQRVESYLLEDEATHCLLLGISKALSKSDRDDANLPYLATVENKGLIKTTAIQTPPRKLMLAKSTDNKAVDSIAKDIASPNKSLPGVIAPKSEAIIFARTWQSLTGQAFELAVAMKIHQLEIVQPITSASGNLRLATQSDRNLLIKWGKAFEDEALGDNEPRSDHQLWFNRHLKQKSLFVWQDKVSVSMAAFGGATPNGIRINAVYTPPEYRGKGYATSCVAGVSQQLLNQDYKYCFLFTNLANPISNHIYRQIGYQPVWVIYDYDFKSRERSPRR, encoded by the coding sequence ATGGATGTAGTTAGATTCGATAATGCTAGCGAATATTATCAGAGGGTTGAAAGTTATTTACTAGAAGATGAAGCTACTCACTGTTTACTATTGGGTATCAGCAAAGCTTTAAGTAAATCTGATCGAGATGATGCTAACTTGCCATATCTTGCAACTGTTGAAAATAAAGGATTGATTAAAACAACAGCTATCCAAACTCCTCCTCGTAAATTAATGCTAGCTAAATCTACAGATAATAAAGCAGTTGACTCAATTGCTAAAGATATAGCATCGCCAAATAAATCTTTGCCTGGGGTCATAGCACCAAAATCAGAAGCTATAATCTTTGCTCGTACATGGCAATCTCTGACAGGACAAGCTTTTGAACTAGCTGTGGCGATGAAGATACATCAGTTGGAGATAGTACAGCCAATAACATCCGCTTCAGGTAATTTAAGATTAGCAACACAAAGCGATCGCAATTTGTTAATTAAATGGGGAAAGGCTTTTGAAGATGAAGCTTTAGGCGACAACGAACCCAGGTCAGATCATCAATTGTGGTTCAATCGACATTTAAAACAGAAAAGTCTTTTTGTTTGGCAAGATAAAGTATCTGTATCAATGGCAGCTTTTGGTGGAGCAACACCTAACGGAATTAGAATCAACGCAGTTTACACACCACCAGAATATAGAGGAAAAGGCTACGCAACATCTTGTGTTGCTGGAGTTAGTCAACAGTTACTCAATCAAGACTATAAATACTGTTTCTTATTTACTAATTTAGCTAACCCTATCTCTAACCATATTTATCGCCAGATTGGTTACCAGCCAGTATGGGTAATATACGACTATGACTTTAAATCAAGGGAACGCTCACCAAGACGCTAA
- the pip gene encoding prolyl aminopeptidase — translation MKDLYPPIEPYNQGKLKVSELHTVHYEESGNPQGKPVIFLHGGPGGGIAPMYRQYFDPQQWRIVIFAQRGCGQSTPYAELRENTTWDLVSDIEKLRQHLNIDRWVVFGGSWGSTLALAYSQTHPDSCKGLILRGIFMLRPSEIGWFYQEGASNIYPDAWQEYIKPIPPAERGDLLSAFYKRLTSEDAQIRLEAARAWSVWEASTSKLIPSQASKVSFGRAEFAEAFARIECHYFVNKGFLKSENQLLDNVERIRHLPGVIVQGRYDVVCPMITAWELHQVWTEAEFVVIADAGHSVSEPGIKDALIRASDRFAAL, via the coding sequence ATGAAAGATTTATATCCACCTATCGAACCTTACAATCAAGGCAAATTAAAAGTCTCTGAGCTACATACAGTTCACTATGAAGAATCTGGTAATCCTCAAGGCAAACCAGTAATATTTCTTCATGGTGGTCCTGGTGGCGGAATTGCCCCTATGTATCGGCAATATTTTGATCCTCAGCAATGGCGTATTGTTATCTTCGCTCAAAGGGGATGTGGGCAAAGCACTCCCTATGCAGAATTACGCGAAAATACTACCTGGGATTTGGTCAGCGATATTGAAAAGCTTAGACAGCATCTAAATATAGATCGGTGGGTAGTATTTGGTGGTAGTTGGGGCAGTACATTAGCTTTGGCATATAGCCAAACTCATCCAGATAGCTGTAAAGGTCTAATCCTGCGGGGCATATTTATGTTACGCCCATCGGAAATTGGCTGGTTTTACCAAGAGGGCGCAAGTAATATCTATCCTGACGCTTGGCAGGAGTATATTAAGCCTATCCCTCCAGCAGAAAGAGGTGATTTATTATCTGCTTTTTACAAAAGGTTAACCAGTGAAGATGCCCAAATCCGCCTAGAGGCAGCCCGTGCTTGGTCAGTTTGGGAAGCCAGCACCAGCAAGCTAATTCCTTCGCAAGCTAGCAAAGTTAGCTTTGGCAGAGCAGAATTTGCCGAGGCTTTTGCCCGCATTGAATGTCATTATTTTGTTAACAAAGGCTTTCTCAAGAGTGAAAATCAATTATTAGATAACGTCGAGCGCATCCGCCATTTACCAGGAGTCATTGTTCAGGGCAGATATGATGTGGTCTGTCCCATGATTACCGCTTGGGAACTTCATCAGGTTTGGACAGAAGCAGAATTTGTCGTTATTGCCGATGCAGGACATTCTGTATCCGAACCAGGAATTAAAGATGCTCTAATTAGGGCAAGCGATCGATTTGCTGCATTGTAG
- a CDS encoding DUF2834 domain-containing protein, protein MLQNRIRQAIYAALTAIGFVLTNYYLVQFTIATKGELTIANFLNFDIALFIEQVFANSASSFIGMDVTIAALCAIVLIVTEGRRLKMRLWGLYIVVMFSVSFGFGFPLFLFMRERKQIKLLGIAGDNQKENISPT, encoded by the coding sequence ATGCTTCAGAATCGCATTCGACAAGCTATCTATGCTGCCCTAACAGCGATCGGCTTCGTCTTGACAAATTATTATTTAGTGCAGTTCACCATTGCCACCAAAGGAGAATTGACCATAGCTAACTTTCTTAACTTCGATATTGCTTTGTTTATCGAACAAGTTTTTGCTAATTCCGCCTCCAGTTTTATTGGGATGGATGTAACTATTGCAGCCTTGTGTGCAATAGTGCTGATCGTGACCGAAGGGCGACGACTAAAAATGAGGTTGTGGGGTCTTTACATTGTCGTTATGTTCTCAGTGTCCTTTGGTTTTGGATTTCCGTTGTTTCTGTTCATGCGAGAGCGCAAGCAGATTAAATTGTTAGGTATAGCAGGAGATAATCAGAAGGAGAACATTTCACCAACGTAA
- a CDS encoding ACT domain-containing protein yields the protein MPGETNLKALLKSMQPVLCSGEYVFCSVNNQNHSFSHLDPIGQFRENEGLTLILEREQADTANLSYTSVFSMITLSIHSSLEAVGFLAAIANKLAEHNISVNPVSAYYHDHLFVPASRAKETMKLLHEFSN from the coding sequence ATGCCAGGCGAAACCAATCTAAAGGCTTTGTTAAAATCCATGCAGCCTGTTCTCTGTTCAGGGGAGTATGTTTTTTGCAGCGTCAATAATCAAAATCATAGCTTTTCTCACCTCGATCCTATTGGGCAATTCCGAGAAAATGAGGGGTTGACTCTGATTCTAGAACGAGAACAGGCTGATACAGCCAATTTGTCTTACACATCAGTCTTTTCGATGATCACTCTTTCGATCCATTCTAGTTTGGAAGCAGTTGGTTTTCTTGCTGCGATCGCTAACAAATTAGCCGAACATAATATCAGCGTAAATCCAGTTTCGGCTTATTACCACGATCATTTATTTGTCCCTGCTTCACGCGCTAAAGAGACAATGAAGTTGCTTCACGAGTTTTCAAACTGA
- a CDS encoding AbrB/MazE/SpoVT family DNA-binding domain-containing protein codes for MYTLKLATVGSSTGVVIPKEMLKSMKLEKGDFLYAVETAEGYVLTPYNREVEAQIQKGRVFMKQYRETFKALAVLINLRLKFWSKSSFN; via the coding sequence ATGTATACACTCAAGTTAGCTACAGTAGGATCTTCAACAGGAGTTGTTATTCCTAAAGAAATGCTCAAAAGCATGAAGCTAGAGAAAGGAGATTTTCTTTATGCAGTAGAAACTGCCGAAGGATATGTTTTAACTCCTTACAATCGAGAAGTGGAGGCACAAATTCAAAAAGGTCGCGTCTTTATGAAGCAGTATCGAGAAACTTTTAAAGCCTTAGCAGTATTGATTAATTTACGACTCAAATTTTGGTCAAAAAGTAGTTTCAATTAA
- a CDS encoding DUF433 domain-containing protein: MGYHDLITIEPDKRGGKPCVRRMRITVYDVLGWLASGMSHDEIIDDFSKLTEEDIKACLEFAADREHRLVASVNIN, encoded by the coding sequence ATGGGCTATCACGACTTAATTACAATTGAACCAGATAAACGAGGAGGAAAGCCCTGTGTTAGACGAATGAGGATTACTGTCTACGATGTTTTAGGCTGGTTAGCTTCTGGAATGTCTCATGATGAAATTATAGACGACTTTTCTAAATTGACCGAGGAGGATATCAAAGCCTGTTTGGAATTTGCTGCCGATCGCGAACATCGTTTAGTTGCTTCTGTAAATATTAATTGA
- a CDS encoding S9 family peptidase → MSVRLLLIEDLFNLEQIGRYYGGAYSFSPDGKTLAYVVQRAKATTKNHKQDFLHDNDRADIWLADLATSKSFNLTKGIEEDVGYWSPAWSPDGKHLAMLSTKGGNVTLWAWSQATESFQQLTSRGVNSEDATYCPYVWISNKEIICTVLAEGEKPWGMIVETDSPQKAWQGSQTANRGKEVTVSVLKSGVAVDLSKRDPKTSIVVNIGDPLGYAQRSCTTKTLFTANTQEYTLSGDKNWLACLETVDIRQPQADLSLNLEFAERYALRLISLQDREPKRLEVSNDVLADSLCWSPDSQQLAFIGYEDKRDRPPQIYIYDCQNNTVQTWGSKINAAPLIRNKPRLLWAVDNTLLVYAAQKEAQPTPQNSYDWWLVRFNSEPICLTADLETPPVELLAEVGSKSFVGLVEGNLWRIRLKNNPLENITTELEAKLTAIVYPGDTSRGDTQVVSTKQEFTKIIVSTEVEEQTEFYQIDLVEDTWKLLEKPQPKAQVAAYESQTDTVIFTASDNTGTYLWSSHNSKINCFLETNTFLRDIKLGQLRQIEYTSLDGEKLRAQLILPPDYDSECTYPVITEVYPGWVISPTPHPSCELNFVSPLNFQLAAAQGYVFLQPSIPLKPEGEADDPMLKLLQVVLPAVEKAIALNIADPERLYLMGHSFGGYAVYGLITQTHRFKAAVSLAGLANLVSLYGAFDPRFRYRENAHEDFFQGILLESGQTAMGNPPWKNLGRYLRNSPIFAVDRVQTPLMIIQGDMDYVPIQQGEEFFASLYRQGKRAEFVRYWGEGHVLSSPANIKDMWERIFAWFGDF, encoded by the coding sequence ATGTCTGTAAGATTATTACTGATAGAAGATTTATTTAACCTCGAACAGATTGGACGTTATTATGGCGGGGCTTATAGTTTTTCTCCAGATGGTAAAACGTTAGCCTATGTAGTCCAAAGAGCCAAAGCAACTACTAAAAATCACAAACAAGATTTTTTACATGATAATGATCGCGCCGACATTTGGCTGGCAGATTTGGCAACTTCTAAATCATTCAATCTCACCAAGGGTATAGAAGAAGATGTCGGTTATTGGTCGCCAGCTTGGTCGCCCGATGGCAAACACTTAGCTATGTTATCTACTAAGGGAGGTAATGTTACTCTCTGGGCTTGGTCGCAAGCTACAGAAAGTTTTCAGCAGCTTACTTCAAGAGGAGTTAACTCTGAAGATGCAACATATTGCCCTTACGTTTGGATTTCCAACAAAGAGATTATCTGTACGGTTTTAGCAGAAGGTGAAAAACCCTGGGGAATGATTGTCGAAACAGACTCTCCACAAAAGGCATGGCAAGGATCGCAAACAGCCAATAGAGGGAAAGAAGTAACTGTTAGTGTTTTAAAAAGTGGTGTTGCAGTCGATCTTAGTAAACGCGATCCAAAAACATCGATTGTAGTTAATATTGGCGATCCGTTAGGATACGCGCAGCGTAGTTGCACTACCAAAACTCTGTTTACGGCTAATACCCAAGAATATACCCTTTCTGGCGATAAAAACTGGCTTGCTTGTCTAGAAACAGTAGATATTCGACAGCCACAAGCCGATTTATCCCTCAATTTAGAGTTTGCTGAAAGATACGCCCTTAGGCTTATTTCTTTACAAGATCGAGAACCAAAAAGATTAGAAGTAAGTAACGATGTATTGGCAGATTCTTTGTGTTGGTCGCCAGATAGTCAACAATTAGCTTTTATCGGTTATGAAGACAAACGAGATCGCCCGCCACAGATTTATATTTACGATTGTCAGAATAATACAGTGCAAACTTGGGGTAGCAAAATTAATGCTGCACCTTTAATTAGAAATAAACCCCGTCTACTCTGGGCGGTAGATAATACATTACTGGTTTACGCTGCACAGAAAGAGGCTCAACCCACTCCCCAAAACAGCTATGATTGGTGGTTAGTACGGTTTAATAGCGAACCAATTTGTTTGACCGCAGACCTAGAGACACCCCCAGTAGAATTATTAGCAGAGGTAGGAAGTAAATCATTTGTCGGACTTGTTGAGGGTAATCTTTGGCGTATTAGACTTAAGAACAATCCTCTAGAGAATATTACTACTGAATTAGAAGCAAAATTAACCGCAATTGTTTACCCAGGAGATACCAGCAGAGGAGATACTCAAGTAGTTTCTACCAAACAAGAATTTACTAAGATTATAGTGAGTACGGAGGTAGAAGAACAGACCGAATTTTATCAAATCGACCTAGTAGAAGACACCTGGAAACTGTTAGAGAAACCACAACCAAAAGCCCAAGTAGCAGCATACGAATCTCAAACAGATACAGTGATTTTTACTGCTAGCGATAATACGGGGACTTATCTCTGGTCTTCTCATAACTCAAAAATTAATTGTTTTTTAGAAACCAATACTTTTCTGCGTGATATTAAACTAGGTCAACTACGCCAAATAGAATATACCAGCTTAGACGGGGAAAAACTTAGGGCGCAACTTATTTTACCGCCAGACTATGACTCAGAATGCACTTATCCTGTAATAACAGAGGTTTACCCAGGCTGGGTTATTAGTCCTACCCCTCATCCTTCTTGCGAACTTAACTTTGTTAGCCCTCTCAATTTTCAACTGGCAGCAGCCCAGGGTTATGTATTCCTGCAACCCAGTATTCCCCTTAAACCAGAAGGAGAAGCAGACGATCCAATGTTAAAGTTACTCCAGGTCGTCTTACCCGCAGTGGAAAAAGCGATCGCTCTTAACATTGCCGATCCTGAACGACTTTATTTAATGGGTCACAGTTTTGGTGGTTATGCCGTTTATGGTCTGATTACTCAAACCCATCGCTTTAAAGCAGCAGTATCCTTGGCGGGACTTGCCAATCTTGTTAGTTTGTATGGTGCATTCGACCCTAGATTTCGCTATCGAGAAAATGCCCACGAAGATTTTTTTCAGGGCATACTGCTTGAATCTGGTCAAACAGCAATGGGTAATCCACCCTGGAAAAATTTGGGGCGTTATCTCCGTAACAGTCCCATTTTTGCAGTAGATCGCGTGCAAACCCCTCTAATGATTATTCAAGGAGACATGGATTACGTACCCATCCAGCAAGGAGAAGAATTTTTTGCCAGCCTCTACCGTCAGGGAAAACGAGCCGAATTTGTGCGTTATTGGGGAGAAGGTCATGTTCTTTCCAGCCCTGCCAATATTAAGGATATGTGGGAGCGCATTTTTGCTTGGTTTGGAGACTTTTAA